A single region of the Epinephelus fuscoguttatus linkage group LG14, E.fuscoguttatus.final_Chr_v1 genome encodes:
- the LOC125900952 gene encoding uncharacterized protein LOC125900952 isoform X1 gives MNAPALLKVILGDNSSQRMTFPNGLPGTVNELVGEVQRQCGLDSNFRLQFMDTLFGNEFMNLTSMDEVQDRGTIRVITLTGTSTPQCANVPPTSAAHHSFDESSSLSSGTVDTDILSSPESESSSSRSSWPSIFHVPQFSYDAELKLQQGNAAYRENGTLLIPDHKLKSNILEGLVQEIVRYKLYVSDKDFNTVGEALISKHPCLTEKGSLSGYAGWKCSLKNKLAIYRTHLRKLGCHEVTINSLKHKPEGKSSPAFGIKKPRRSEVNYCPYPTGESEKSLESVRMELVSDVKKRNNREAVRMKMEKTFAYRRQEVVCDAPMIKDFQARWPALFEVGEINAEFKRITTMPLQSRFLSQLDVHSEKLIKLFKNRGGQIGRRLGDIIAPMDEKDDVDRGRECVIKALCVYLNEDPENLLREYVAADESLLQESIEETTMGIYVLKRRDASEKPEDIGIVLESQIVMQDLDNVPLAAAMLFGLIYSLNLNYPAELKYTFEVLQKVVMELEGNALSKKAQVLKNRLYQ, from the exons ATGAATGCCCCGGCACTTCTCAAAGTCATCTTGGGTGACAACAGCAGCCAAAGAATGACTTTCCCAAATGGACTCCCAGGAACTGTTAATGAACTAGTTGGTGAGGTACAAAGACAATGTGGACTTGACTCTAACTTCAGACTTCAGTTTATGGATACACTATTTGGAAATGAGTTCATGAACCTCACTTCAATGGATGAAGTACAGGATAGAGGGACAATTAGAGTGATTACCTTGACAGGTACCTCCACTCCTCAGTGTGCTAATGTTCCCCCCACCTCAGCTGCCCATCACTCCTTTGATGAATCCTCATCCCTGTCCAGTGGAACAGTTGACACTGACATACTCTCTTCACCAGAGTCAGAGTCATCCAGCTCTCGGTCATCTTGGCCGAGCATCTTTCATGTTCCTCAGTTTAGTTATGATGCAGAGTTGAAACTTCAGCAGGGCAATGCAGCTTACAGGGAAAATGGTACATTGCTAATTCCAGATCATAAACTGAAGTCAAACATTCTTGAGGGCCTAGTGCAAGAAATTGTTCGGTacaaactttatgtttctgacAAAGACTTTAACACAGTTGGAGAGGCTCTAATCTCAAAGCATCCCTGCCTGACTGAGAAAGGCTCACTCTCTGGATATGCTGGGTGGAAATGCAGCTTGAAGAACAAACTGGCGATCTATCGCACTCACCTGAGGAAGCTTGGGTGTCATGAGGTGACAATAAACTCTCTCAAGCACAAACCAGAGGGCAAATCAAGCCCTGCCTTTGGCATTAAAAAACCAAGAAGGTCGGAAGTGAACTACTGTCCGTATCCTACTGGAGAATCTGAGAAGAGTCTTGAGAGTGTGAGAATGGAGCTTGTTTCAGATGTTAAGAAGAGGAACAACAGGGAGGCTGTAAGGATGAAAATGGAGAAGACGTTTGCCTATAGAAGACAGGAAGTGGTTTGCGACGCACCAATGATAAAAGACTTCCAGGCGAGATGGCCAGCACTTTTTGAAGTAGGCGAG ATTAATGCTGAATTCAAGCGGATCACAACAATGCCCCTGCAGTCCAGATTTCTATCTCAGTTAGATGTTCACTCTGAGAAACTGatcaaactttttaaaaacagaggaggacagaTTGGCAGACGCCTAGGGGACATCATTGCACCCATGGATGAA AAGGATGATGTGGATCGCGGAAGAGAGTGTGTCATAAAGGCCCTCTGTGTGTACCTTAACGAGGACCCAGAGAATCTGTTAAGAGAGTATGTG GCAGCTGATGAATCCCTCCTCCAGGAATCCATTGAGGAAACCACCATGGGTATATATGTCTTGAAACGCAGAGATGCCAGTGAAAAACCAGAGGACATTGGCATTGTACTTGAGTCCCAGATTGTGATGCAGGATTTGGACAATGTTCCcttagctgctgccatgttgtttggcCTCATTTATTCCTTGAACTTAAACTATCCTGCTGAACTCAAGTACACATTTGAAGTGCTGCAGAAGGTGGTCATGGAGCTTGAAGGCAATGCACTGTCCAAAAAAGCCCAAGTCCTGAAAAACAGACTTTATCAGTGA
- the LOC125900952 gene encoding uncharacterized protein LOC125900952 isoform X2 gives MNAPALLKVILGDNSSQRMTFPNGLPGTVNELVGEVQRQCGLDSNFRLQFMDTLFGNEFMNLTSMDEVQDRGTIRVITLTGTSTPQCANVPPTSAAHHSFDESSSLSSGTVDTDILSSPESESSSSRSSWPSIFHVPQFSYDAELKLQQGNAAYRENGTLLIPDHKLKSNILEGLVQEIVRYKLYVSDKDFNTVGEALISKHPCLTEKGSLSGYAGWKCSLKNKLAIYRTHLRKLGCHEVTINSLKHKPEGKSSPAFGIKKPRRSEVNYCPYPTGESEKSLESVRMELVSDVKKRNNREAVRMKMEKTFAYRRQEVVCDAPMIKDFQARWPALFEVGEINAEFKRITTMPLQSRFLSQLDVHSEKLIKLFKNRGGQIGRRLGDIIAPMDEDDVDRGRECVIKALCVYLNEDPENLLREYVAADESLLQESIEETTMGIYVLKRRDASEKPEDIGIVLESQIVMQDLDNVPLAAAMLFGLIYSLNLNYPAELKYTFEVLQKVVMELEGNALSKKAQVLKNRLYQ, from the exons ATGAATGCCCCGGCACTTCTCAAAGTCATCTTGGGTGACAACAGCAGCCAAAGAATGACTTTCCCAAATGGACTCCCAGGAACTGTTAATGAACTAGTTGGTGAGGTACAAAGACAATGTGGACTTGACTCTAACTTCAGACTTCAGTTTATGGATACACTATTTGGAAATGAGTTCATGAACCTCACTTCAATGGATGAAGTACAGGATAGAGGGACAATTAGAGTGATTACCTTGACAGGTACCTCCACTCCTCAGTGTGCTAATGTTCCCCCCACCTCAGCTGCCCATCACTCCTTTGATGAATCCTCATCCCTGTCCAGTGGAACAGTTGACACTGACATACTCTCTTCACCAGAGTCAGAGTCATCCAGCTCTCGGTCATCTTGGCCGAGCATCTTTCATGTTCCTCAGTTTAGTTATGATGCAGAGTTGAAACTTCAGCAGGGCAATGCAGCTTACAGGGAAAATGGTACATTGCTAATTCCAGATCATAAACTGAAGTCAAACATTCTTGAGGGCCTAGTGCAAGAAATTGTTCGGTacaaactttatgtttctgacAAAGACTTTAACACAGTTGGAGAGGCTCTAATCTCAAAGCATCCCTGCCTGACTGAGAAAGGCTCACTCTCTGGATATGCTGGGTGGAAATGCAGCTTGAAGAACAAACTGGCGATCTATCGCACTCACCTGAGGAAGCTTGGGTGTCATGAGGTGACAATAAACTCTCTCAAGCACAAACCAGAGGGCAAATCAAGCCCTGCCTTTGGCATTAAAAAACCAAGAAGGTCGGAAGTGAACTACTGTCCGTATCCTACTGGAGAATCTGAGAAGAGTCTTGAGAGTGTGAGAATGGAGCTTGTTTCAGATGTTAAGAAGAGGAACAACAGGGAGGCTGTAAGGATGAAAATGGAGAAGACGTTTGCCTATAGAAGACAGGAAGTGGTTTGCGACGCACCAATGATAAAAGACTTCCAGGCGAGATGGCCAGCACTTTTTGAAGTAGGCGAG ATTAATGCTGAATTCAAGCGGATCACAACAATGCCCCTGCAGTCCAGATTTCTATCTCAGTTAGATGTTCACTCTGAGAAACTGatcaaactttttaaaaacagaggaggacagaTTGGCAGACGCCTAGGGGACATCATTGCACCCATGGATGAA GATGATGTGGATCGCGGAAGAGAGTGTGTCATAAAGGCCCTCTGTGTGTACCTTAACGAGGACCCAGAGAATCTGTTAAGAGAGTATGTG GCAGCTGATGAATCCCTCCTCCAGGAATCCATTGAGGAAACCACCATGGGTATATATGTCTTGAAACGCAGAGATGCCAGTGAAAAACCAGAGGACATTGGCATTGTACTTGAGTCCCAGATTGTGATGCAGGATTTGGACAATGTTCCcttagctgctgccatgttgtttggcCTCATTTATTCCTTGAACTTAAACTATCCTGCTGAACTCAAGTACACATTTGAAGTGCTGCAGAAGGTGGTCATGGAGCTTGAAGGCAATGCACTGTCCAAAAAAGCCCAAGTCCTGAAAAACAGACTTTATCAGTGA